From one Lolium rigidum isolate FL_2022 chromosome 4, APGP_CSIRO_Lrig_0.1, whole genome shotgun sequence genomic stretch:
- the LOC124708525 gene encoding cytochrome P450 89A2-like: protein MDAWRIVLGTTLIAIPLILLLRLFRGRRRIPPGPPSVPVLGSVVWLTNSPADIEPILRRLFAQYGPIVSLRIGSRLAIFVADRHLAHTALVERGAALANRPALASARLLGESDNLITRASYGPVWRLLRRNLVAETLHPSRVRLFAPARAWVRRVLADKLREDSAAGAAVVETFHYAMFCLLVLMCFGERLDEPAVRAIATAQRDPLIYRSRKMAVFSFLPSVTKHLFRDRLQNVKAMKRRKMELFVPLIDARREYKSRGGEPRRETRFEHSYVDTLLDIKLPEEGDRPLTDDEIVNLCSEFMDAGTDTTSTGLQWIMAELVKNPSIQDTLYKEINATTGHDQEEVSEEDVNKMPYLKAVVLEGLRKHPPAHFVLPHTAAEDTEVGGYLIPKGATINFMVAEMSRDEREWEKPTEFMPERFLPGGAGEGIDVTGNRGIKMMPFGVGRRICAGVGIAMLHLEYFVANMVREFEWQEVPGNEVDFAEKPEFTVVMKKPLRPRLVPRRT, encoded by the coding sequence ATGGACGCGTGGCGCATCGTCCTCGGCACGACCCTCATCGCGATCCCGCTGATcctactcctccgcctcttccgcGGCCGGCGCCGGATCCCGCCCGGGCCGCCGTCCGTGCCGGTGCTGGGCAGCGTGGTGTGGCTGACCAACTCGCCCGCCGACATAGAGCCCATCCTCCGGCGCCTCTTCGCGCAGTACGGGCCCATCGTGTCGCTGCGCATCGGCTCACGCCTCGCCATCTTCGTCGCCGACCGCCACCTCGCGCACACGGCGCTCGTCGAGCGCGGCGCCGCGCTGGCGAACCGccccgccctcgcctccgccagGCTCCTGGGCGAGAGCGACAACCTCATCACGCGCGCCAGCTACGGGCCCGTGTGGCGCCTCCTCCGCCGCAACCTCGTCGCAGAGACGCTGCACCCGTCCCGCGTCCGCCTCTTCGCGCCGGCCCGCGCCTGGGTGCGCCGCGTCCTCGCCGACAAGCTGCGGGAGGACTCCGCCGCCGGCGCGGCCGTCGTCGAGACCTTCCACTACGCCATGTTCTGCCTCCTCGTGCTCATGTGCTTCGGGGAGCGGCTCGACGAGCCCGCCGTGCGCGCCATCGCCACCGCGCAGCGGGACCCGCTTATCTACAGGTCGAGGAAGATGGCCGTCTTCTCCTTCCTGCCGTCGGTCACCAAGCACCTCTTCCGCGACCGCCTGCAGAACGTAAAAGCCATGAAGCGGCGAAAGATGGAGCTGTTCGTGCCGCTGATCGACGCTCGGCGGGAGTACAAGAGCCGCGGCGGCGAGCCCAGGAGGGAGACCAGGTTCGAGCACTCGTACGTGGACACCCTGCTCGACATCAAGCTCCCCGAGGAGGGGGAccgcccgctcaccgacgacgagaTAGTCAACCTCTGCTCCGAGTTCATGGACGCCGGGACCGACACCACCTCCACCGGACTGCAGTGGATCATGGCCGAGCTGGTCAAGAACCCATCGATCCAGGACACGCTCTACAAAGAGATCAACGCTACTACCGGACACGATCAGGAAGAGGTCTCGGAGGAGGATGTCAACAAGATGCCGTATCTCAAGGCGGTGGTCCTCGAAGGCCTCCGGAAGCACCCGCCGGCGCACTTCGTGCTGCCGCACACCGCGGCAGAGGACACGGAGGTTGGCGGGTACCTGATCCCCAAGGGCGCGACGATAAACTTCATGGTGGCCGAGATGAGCAGGGACGAGCGGGAGTGGGAGAAGCCGACGGAGTTCATGCCGGAGCGGTTTCTGCCAGGCGGGGCCGGCGAAGGGATTGACGTCACCGGAAACCGGGGGATCAAGATGATGCCGTTCGGCGTCGGAAGGAGGATCTGCGCAGGGGTCGGCATCGCGATGCTACATCTCGAGTACTTCGTGGCCAACATGGTGAGGGAGTTCGAGTGGCAGGAGGTTCCGGGCAACGAGGTGGACTTCGCCGAGAAGCCGGAGTTCACCGTCGTCATGAAGAAGCCGCTGCGGCCGCGCCTAGTGCCCCGAAGGACCTAA